The genome window ACAATTATATATTTAATTTCATAACTTCTTTTTTAAAATGATTTTTTATAAATCTTTATTCAAACTTTTAACATTTTTTTAATAATTTACTATTTTTAAATTTTTTTTATATATATCTTTATAAGATAATTTTCCTATTTTTACCAACCCCCATATAATTTTAAAAATTCAATTAAAAATAATGGAAATTAATCATCAAATATCCATTTAATTAATTGTTTTTATTAGTAAAATCTATGAAAAATTTTATTAAAAATTAAACTATTGGGAAAAAAATAAAAATTTCCAACCGATTTAAAAAAACAATAGAATCAATTACAAAATGAAATCAATTTTGCAAACTGAAATGAAAATTGATGTAAAGATGTTAAATTCTAATTAAATTGAATAATTTAAATTATATTAAAAAATAAACTAATTTTAATAAATTATAATGAAAAATAACCATATATTATTTATTATATGAAAAATAAAGAATAATTTACAGAGAATTATACAATTGATTTTGAAAAAATTTATAAAAAAAATTAATTTAATTTTTTAAAAATTATTCAAAATTAAAAAAAAAAAATAATATGGAGTTAATAAAATGATAAGTGTATCAACAATTAAAAGTTATATGTTCTGTCCTTTGAAGTTATATTTCCAAACAAATATTGATGAAGAATCAAATGAAGATTATCTTACCTCAAAAACATTAAAAGATCTTAGAATTGACATACAAGATCTCTTTAATAAAAATTTAAGATATGTTAAAAAAGATATGGAGATAGATGAAATTGAAAAAAGATTATCAATAGGAATCCATAATCAAATAAAAGCAACATTTGACATTATTGAAGAGATAAATGAAAAGAATAAAAATAATAATCATGAAAAAAGGAATAAAGAAGAAAAACCCAATAAAAATTATAAAAATAATGAAAAAAACCTCAATAAAATCAATAAATTAAAAAATAATGATAAAATAGAATTTATAGATAGTGATAAAACAAGCAATATCCCTAAAACAAATCAAATAAATGAAATAAGAGAAATAAGAGAAAGAAATGAAATAAATGAAGTAAATGAAAGAAATGAAATAAGAGAAATAAGAGAAAGAAATGAAATAAATGAAGTAAATGAAAGAAATGAAGTAAGAGAAAAAAACACAGCCTTAGAAAGCTTAGTAGATGAGCATAGAAAAATAGAAGAATTAAAAAAAGAGTTAATAAATGAAATAAATTTAAATCTAAAAATCCTTTCACTAAAAATAGCAGAAGCTATGAAAATACTTGATAAAGATGGTGATGAAATCCATGGATTATTTTTCCCAAGTTGTATGTACAACTATTTAATAAGAGATATAG of Methanobrevibacter olleyae contains these proteins:
- a CDS encoding Dna2/Cas4 domain-containing protein, encoding MISVSTIKSYMFCPLKLYFQTNIDEESNEDYLTSKTLKDLRIDIQDLFNKNLRYVKKDMEIDEIEKRLSIGIHNQIKATFDIIEEINEKNKNNNHEKRNKEEKPNKNYKNNEKNLNKINKLKNNDKIEFIDSDKTSNIPKTNQINEIREIRERNEINEVNERNEIREIRERNEINEVNERNEVREKNTALESLVDEHRKIEELKKELINEINLNLKILSLKIAEAMKILDKDGDEIHGLFFPSCMYNYLIRDIGLDLIGLIDKIEVEKGNYFPISLKPSNPPIKGVWDGDLMETIANALLIEQEFNTYVTIGYVDYLKIAERRPVIIDTDARKGFFKVLTHINKIIEEGEIPNVKTSLKKCENCEYKELCEKN